A portion of the Flavobacterium magnum genome contains these proteins:
- a CDS encoding DUF3078 domain-containing protein: MKPFRFLLWLYVFSMGASAQTKDTIITIQKQIVIKVPDSLSPWQRKNTIGFDLSEIAFVNWSAGGTSSVSGLLKGNFTRIYTKGNFKWGNEMILRYGVNKQDGIELRKTDDAFQFTSTAGYRRDSVSNWYHSAKFSFNTQFTNGYNYPNTEVAISKPLAPAYTFLGVGAEYSNKEKKINLYISPLTLKNTMVLDQRLADQGAFGVEKAVYDAVSGELIRRGRQMKTELGFLFTSHFKREIFRNITFEHRLNLYSDYINKFGNIDVDWQAQLDLVVNQYVKANIGFNLIYDDDIKAKEEQDGGQITVGPKVQLKQVLGIGLVYNF; encoded by the coding sequence ATGAAACCTTTCCGATTTTTACTATGGCTTTACGTTTTCAGTATGGGCGCATCCGCGCAGACCAAAGACACCATCATTACCATCCAGAAACAAATCGTCATCAAGGTACCGGACTCGTTATCGCCGTGGCAGCGCAAAAATACGATTGGGTTTGACCTGAGCGAGATTGCGTTCGTGAACTGGAGCGCCGGTGGGACGAGCTCTGTGTCGGGTCTGCTCAAGGGCAATTTCACACGGATTTATACGAAAGGCAATTTTAAATGGGGTAATGAAATGATCCTGCGCTATGGCGTCAACAAGCAGGATGGCATTGAACTGCGGAAGACAGACGATGCGTTCCAATTTACCTCAACGGCGGGCTATCGCAGGGATTCGGTGTCAAACTGGTACCACTCGGCGAAGTTCAGCTTCAATACCCAGTTTACCAATGGATACAATTACCCCAATACAGAGGTTGCCATCTCGAAACCGCTGGCACCGGCATACACCTTCCTGGGGGTGGGCGCGGAATATTCGAACAAGGAAAAGAAAATCAACTTATACATCTCGCCGCTGACTTTGAAAAACACGATGGTACTGGACCAACGGCTCGCGGATCAGGGCGCTTTTGGCGTGGAAAAAGCGGTTTACGATGCAGTGAGCGGCGAACTGATCAGGCGTGGCAGGCAGATGAAGACAGAACTGGGCTTCCTGTTTACGAGCCATTTCAAGCGCGAAATTTTCAGGAATATCACCTTCGAGCACCGACTCAATTTGTATTCGGACTATATCAATAAATTCGGGAATATCGACGTAGACTGGCAGGCACAGCTTGATTTGGTCGTGAACCAGTATGTGAAGGCCAACATCGGTTTTAACCTGATTTATGACGATGACATCAAGGCAAAGGAGGAACAGGACGGCGGGCAAATTACCGTCGGGCCGAAAGTGCAGCTGAAACAGGTCTTAGGGATTGGCCTGGTGTATAATTTTTAA
- a CDS encoding 1-deoxy-D-xylulose-5-phosphate synthase → MANGLLASIDTPEDLRKLGEDQLPLLAQELRDFIIDIVSRNEGHLGASLGVIELTIALHYVFNTPDDSLIWDVGHQAYGHKILTGRREAFGSNRRLGGISGFPKRSESIFDSFGTGHSSTAISAALGMALAANLNGDTEKQHIAVVGDASIASGMAFEGLNHAGVTDANILVILNDNAIGIDPSVGALKQYLTAVKEGRNHKGNNMIKSLNFDYTGPVDGHNVRALVAELRRLQCIKGPKFLHVITTKGKGMPLAEENQVKYHAPGKFDKFTGKILPNEEAGLPPKFQDVFGLTVLDLARKNEKIVGITPAMPSGSSMKYMMDLFPDRAIDVGIAEQHAVTLAGGMATQGMVVFCNIYSTFMQRAYDQLIHDVALQDLPVIFCLDRAGLVGEDGATHHGIFDIAYLRCIPNMIIYAPLNELALQNILYTAQLGLDHPIAIRYPRGRGTMAQWQQDHAGRYEAIEVGKAYCLREGRSVAVLSAGSIGENVRAALAVVEDPERFGWYDFGFIKPMDETMLHHIFEKYERIITVEEGVVRGGFGSAVAEFAVMHRYHNTIELLGVPDAFIEQGTVAELHTLCGIDVPGIVEALRKAAI, encoded by the coding sequence ATGGCAAACGGTTTACTAGCGTCTATCGATACCCCTGAAGACCTTCGCAAACTCGGCGAGGATCAACTGCCGCTGCTTGCGCAGGAGCTTCGTGATTTCATCATAGACATCGTCTCCCGTAATGAAGGGCATCTCGGCGCCAGTCTGGGCGTAATAGAACTGACCATCGCGCTGCATTATGTATTCAACACACCCGATGACTCGCTTATTTGGGATGTCGGGCATCAGGCTTACGGCCATAAAATACTGACGGGGCGTAGGGAGGCCTTTGGGAGTAACCGCAGGCTTGGCGGCATTTCAGGGTTTCCTAAACGCAGTGAGAGCATCTTCGACAGTTTTGGCACAGGCCATTCATCGACGGCAATATCCGCTGCACTGGGTATGGCCCTGGCAGCGAACCTGAACGGCGATACCGAAAAACAACACATTGCGGTTGTCGGGGATGCCTCGATTGCAAGCGGCATGGCTTTCGAAGGACTCAATCATGCAGGCGTGACCGATGCCAATATTTTAGTCATCCTGAACGACAATGCCATCGGGATTGACCCAAGCGTGGGTGCACTCAAACAGTACCTGACTGCAGTCAAAGAGGGCCGCAACCATAAGGGAAACAACATGATCAAATCGCTAAATTTTGATTATACCGGTCCTGTCGATGGCCATAATGTCCGGGCGCTCGTGGCTGAACTCCGCCGACTGCAATGCATCAAAGGACCGAAATTCCTTCATGTGATTACCACCAAGGGTAAGGGCATGCCGCTTGCCGAAGAAAACCAGGTGAAATATCATGCGCCGGGAAAATTCGACAAGTTTACGGGAAAAATCCTTCCGAATGAAGAAGCGGGGCTGCCTCCGAAATTTCAGGATGTGTTCGGGTTAACGGTGCTGGACCTTGCACGGAAAAACGAAAAAATTGTAGGGATTACGCCCGCCATGCCTTCCGGCAGTTCCATGAAATACATGATGGACCTATTTCCCGATCGCGCGATTGATGTAGGTATTGCCGAACAACACGCCGTGACGCTGGCCGGGGGCATGGCGACGCAGGGCATGGTTGTTTTCTGCAATATTTATTCGACCTTCATGCAGCGCGCCTACGACCAACTGATCCATGATGTGGCGTTGCAAGACCTTCCCGTAATCTTCTGCCTCGACCGCGCGGGCCTGGTAGGCGAAGACGGCGCAACACACCACGGCATATTTGATATTGCCTACCTGAGGTGCATCCCTAATATGATCATCTATGCGCCCTTAAACGAGCTGGCGCTGCAAAACATCCTCTACACCGCGCAACTTGGGCTTGACCATCCGATTGCGATACGCTACCCACGCGGCCGCGGCACTATGGCCCAATGGCAGCAGGATCATGCGGGACGCTATGAAGCCATTGAAGTCGGCAAAGCCTATTGTCTCAGGGAAGGGCGTTCAGTAGCGGTGCTGTCTGCGGGCAGCATCGGCGAAAATGTCCGCGCGGCCCTTGCCGTTGTGGAAGATCCGGAACGCTTTGGCTGGTATGATTTCGGATTCATCAAGCCGATGGACGAAACGATGCTGCACCACATTTTCGAAAAATATGAACGCATCATTACGGTCGAAGAAGGTGTTGTACGCGGTGGCTTTGGCAGCGCAGTCGCGGAATTCGCCGTCATGCACCGATACCACAATACTATAGAGCTGCTGGGGGTTCCCGATGCGTTTATTGAGCAGGGCACCGTAGCCGAATTGCACACGCTGTGCGGGATCGATGTACCGGGGATTGTAGAGGCGTTACGTAAAGCTGCGATTTAG